The following are encoded in a window of Cupriavidus oxalaticus genomic DNA:
- a CDS encoding RsmB/NOP family class I SAM-dependent RNA methyltransferase: MSRNQAGTRPNRSEGHAPPRGKSKGKSSPIRKPANGNAGRDGAPRMHGGLHAAHIQHIDRLLGKVMLFARPADAVVSYYFRENSKLGHRERGIIAEAIYAVLRRRVEFAQFAESGTGASSRRLALLGLAATLGRDVLTPFLHPEEAEWLDRLTTIERSSLAPRVRTNLPEWLYDELVRRHGEAFTAALGDAWLRPAPLDLRVNLGKTGRDAALAELQSAGLGAEPTPMAPAGIRMAGKPALNQLPIFVNGLVEVQDEGSQLLCNLVAPKRGEMVVDFCAGAGGKTLALGAAMRSTGRLYAFDVSEKRLANLKPRLARSGLSNVHPVLIDSERDAKIKRLAGKVDRVLVDAPCSGLGTLRRNPDLKWRQTPASVLELTAKQSAILESAARLVKGGGRVVYATCSVLEAENEAIVRDFLAAHPNFRLVPASEVLADQKIEVPALPADSGMFALYPHLHQTDGFFAAVLERTS, from the coding sequence ATGAGCCGCAACCAGGCAGGAACCCGTCCCAACCGCAGCGAAGGCCATGCGCCGCCGCGCGGCAAGAGCAAGGGCAAGAGCAGCCCCATCCGCAAGCCCGCCAACGGCAATGCCGGCCGCGACGGCGCGCCGCGCATGCATGGTGGGCTGCATGCTGCGCATATCCAGCATATCGACCGCCTGCTCGGCAAGGTCATGCTGTTCGCGCGTCCGGCCGATGCCGTGGTGAGCTATTACTTCCGCGAGAACAGCAAGCTGGGCCATCGCGAGCGCGGCATCATCGCCGAGGCCATCTATGCGGTGCTGCGCCGACGCGTGGAGTTCGCGCAGTTTGCCGAAAGCGGCACGGGCGCCAGCTCGCGCCGCCTGGCGCTGCTGGGCCTGGCGGCCACGCTGGGGCGCGACGTGCTGACGCCGTTCCTGCACCCCGAAGAGGCCGAATGGCTGGACCGCCTGACCACGATCGAGCGTTCCAGCCTGGCCCCGCGCGTGCGCACCAATCTGCCCGAATGGCTGTATGACGAACTGGTGCGCCGCCATGGCGAAGCATTTACCGCCGCGCTGGGCGATGCCTGGCTGCGCCCGGCGCCGCTTGACCTGCGCGTCAACCTTGGCAAGACCGGCCGCGATGCGGCGCTGGCCGAGCTGCAATCCGCCGGCCTGGGCGCCGAGCCGACGCCGATGGCGCCCGCCGGCATCCGCATGGCCGGCAAGCCCGCGCTGAACCAGTTGCCGATCTTCGTCAACGGACTGGTCGAGGTGCAGGACGAAGGCAGCCAGCTGCTGTGCAACCTGGTGGCACCGAAGCGTGGCGAGATGGTGGTCGACTTCTGTGCCGGCGCTGGCGGCAAGACGCTGGCGCTGGGCGCCGCGATGCGTTCCACCGGCCGGTTGTACGCCTTCGACGTGTCGGAAAAGCGGCTGGCCAACCTGAAGCCGCGGCTGGCGCGCAGCGGGCTGTCCAATGTCCATCCGGTCCTGATCGACTCCGAACGCGACGCCAAGATCAAGCGCCTGGCCGGCAAGGTCGATCGCGTGCTGGTGGACGCACCGTGCAGCGGGTTGGGAACGCTGCGGCGCAATCCCGACCTGAAGTGGCGCCAGACGCCGGCATCTGTGCTGGAACTGACCGCCAAGCAGAGCGCGATCCTTGAATCGGCGGCGCGCCTGGTCAAGGGCGGCGGCCGCGTGGTCTACGCCACCTGCTCCGTGCTCGAGGCCGAAAACGAGGCCATCGTGCGCGATTTCCTCGCCGCGCATCCCAACTTCCGCCTGGTCCCCGCCAGCGAGGTGCTGGCCGACCAGAAGATCGAAGTGCCCGCTTTGCCGGCGGATAGCGGCATGTTCGCGCTATATCCGCATCTGCACCAGACCGACGGCTTCTTCGCCGCAGTGCTGGAACGCACCAGCTGA
- the nadA gene encoding quinolinate synthase NadA produces the protein MTPQSIKTVEFEKPNLADAENATGGSCVAHAWAKVPPVLTPDERQSLKARIRRLLKERNAVLVAHYYVDADLQDLAEETGGCVSDSLEMARFGRDHEARTLVVAGVRFMGETAKILSPEKTVLMPDLDATCSLDLGCPADEFAAFCDAHPDRTVVVYANTSAAVKARADWMVTSSIGLKIVEHLHAQGKKILWAPDKHLGSYIQKQTGADMLLWQGSCLVHDEFKGIELDLLRREFPNAKILVHPESPENVVAQADVVGSTSQLIEAAQKLDATEFIVATDNGILHKMRMAAPGKHFIEAPTAGNSATCKSCAHCPWMAMNALTNLAEVLETGRNEIHVDPAIGAKAVTCINRMLDFAAAQKRNVRPSSDLAQEQALFQGIGPA, from the coding sequence ATGACCCCACAATCGATCAAGACCGTCGAGTTCGAGAAGCCGAACCTGGCGGATGCCGAAAACGCCACTGGCGGCAGCTGCGTGGCCCATGCCTGGGCCAAGGTGCCGCCGGTGCTGACGCCCGATGAGCGGCAGTCGCTGAAGGCGCGTATCCGCCGCTTGCTGAAGGAGCGCAACGCGGTGCTGGTGGCGCACTACTATGTCGACGCCGACCTGCAGGACCTCGCCGAAGAAACCGGGGGCTGCGTCTCCGACTCCCTCGAAATGGCCCGCTTCGGCCGCGACCACGAAGCCAGGACCCTGGTCGTGGCCGGCGTGCGCTTCATGGGCGAGACCGCCAAGATCCTCAGCCCCGAGAAGACCGTGCTGATGCCGGACCTCGATGCGACCTGCTCGCTCGACCTGGGTTGCCCGGCCGACGAATTCGCCGCCTTCTGCGATGCGCATCCGGACCGTACCGTGGTGGTCTACGCGAACACCAGCGCGGCAGTGAAGGCGCGCGCGGACTGGATGGTCACGTCGAGCATCGGGCTGAAGATCGTCGAGCACCTGCATGCGCAGGGCAAGAAGATCCTGTGGGCACCCGACAAGCACCTGGGCAGCTATATCCAGAAGCAGACCGGCGCCGACATGTTGCTGTGGCAGGGCTCGTGCCTGGTGCACGACGAGTTCAAGGGCATCGAGCTGGACCTGCTGCGCCGCGAATTCCCCAACGCCAAGATCCTGGTGCACCCGGAATCGCCCGAAAACGTGGTGGCGCAGGCCGATGTGGTCGGCTCTACCTCGCAGCTGATCGAAGCGGCGCAGAAGCTGGACGCGACCGAGTTTATCGTCGCCACCGACAACGGCATCCTGCACAAGATGCGCATGGCGGCGCCCGGCAAGCATTTCATTGAAGCGCCGACGGCCGGCAACAGCGCGACCTGCAAGAGCTGCGCGCATTGCCCGTGGATGGCGATGAACGCTTTGACCAACCTGGCCGAAGTGCTGGAGACCGGCCGCAACGAGATCCACGTCGACCCGGCCATCGGCGCCAAGGCGGTGACCTGCATCAACCGCATGCTCGACTTCGCCGCCGCGCAGAAGCGCAACGTGCGTCCGTCGTCCGACCTGGCGCAGGAACAGGCGCTGTTCCAGGGGATCGGCCCGGCATGA
- a CDS encoding mechanosensitive ion channel family protein, translating to MNGETLSGLGGELKASPSMFGKMLDDLVRDAGGPGFFWQLLVLAGCLAMAWPLGRYVVRRLEARYASSSFSLRFAAASLERAMFPLAGWVLVMIARFALEPLIPISVLRLALVPLFGITALNVVFYILRRVMSGSGQLHSMLLLVEKVLTTLVWICMALYVLGVLSEVVGWMQDVRFSIGGKQKISLADTLMAVVWILLTVLVALWFGSWLEERLMRSANLDVNLKVVLTRISKAVLLLVSLLLSLSLVGIDLTVLSVFGGALGVGLGLGLQKIASNYISGFIILLDRSVKLGDQITVDKYTGIVSQIRTRYTVVRNGDGETLVPNEQLVAQSVQNHSFSNTNVRVATRVQADYSADPETVIALLAECVRELPRVLKTPAPAAFLVLFADSGIEYEVAVYIADPQNGKLGVQSAMNRAIWRTLREHGISIPYPQRELRVMHETPMPGPGAPEASTLPEAANAT from the coding sequence ATGAACGGTGAAACCCTGTCTGGCCTGGGCGGCGAGCTGAAGGCCTCCCCCTCGATGTTCGGCAAGATGCTGGACGACCTGGTCCGCGATGCCGGCGGCCCGGGCTTTTTCTGGCAACTGCTGGTGCTCGCCGGCTGCCTCGCGATGGCGTGGCCGCTGGGACGCTACGTGGTGCGCCGGCTCGAGGCGCGCTACGCCAGCTCCAGCTTCTCGCTGCGCTTTGCCGCGGCCAGCCTGGAGCGGGCCATGTTCCCGCTGGCAGGGTGGGTGCTGGTGATGATCGCGCGCTTCGCGCTGGAGCCGCTGATCCCCATCAGCGTGCTGCGGCTGGCGCTGGTGCCGCTGTTCGGCATCACCGCGCTGAACGTCGTCTTCTATATCCTGCGGCGGGTGATGTCAGGCAGCGGGCAGCTGCACAGCATGCTGCTGCTGGTGGAGAAGGTGCTGACCACGCTGGTGTGGATCTGCATGGCGCTCTATGTGCTGGGGGTGCTGTCGGAGGTGGTCGGGTGGATGCAGGACGTGCGCTTCTCGATCGGCGGCAAGCAGAAGATCAGCCTCGCCGACACGCTGATGGCGGTGGTCTGGATCCTGCTGACGGTGCTGGTGGCGTTGTGGTTCGGGTCCTGGCTGGAGGAGCGGCTGATGCGCTCGGCCAACCTCGACGTCAACCTCAAGGTGGTCCTGACCCGCATCTCCAAGGCCGTGCTGCTGCTGGTGTCGCTGCTGCTGAGCCTGTCGCTGGTCGGCATCGACCTGACCGTGCTGTCGGTGTTCGGCGGTGCGCTGGGTGTGGGCCTGGGCCTGGGTTTGCAGAAGATCGCCAGCAACTACATCTCGGGCTTCATCATCCTGCTGGACCGCTCGGTCAAGCTGGGCGACCAGATCACGGTGGACAAGTACACCGGTATCGTGTCGCAGATCCGCACCCGCTACACCGTGGTGCGCAACGGCGACGGCGAGACCCTGGTGCCGAACGAGCAACTGGTGGCGCAGTCGGTGCAGAACCATTCGTTCTCGAATACCAATGTGCGCGTCGCGACGCGCGTGCAGGCCGACTACAGCGCCGATCCCGAGACCGTGATCGCCCTGCTGGCCGAATGCGTGCGCGAACTGCCGCGCGTGCTGAAGACTCCGGCGCCGGCGGCCTTCCTGGTGCTGTTCGCCGACAGCGGCATCGAGTACGAGGTCGCGGTCTACATCGCGGATCCGCAAAACGGCAAGCTTGGGGTGCAGTCCGCGATGAACCGCGCCATCTGGCGCACGCTGCGCGAGCATGGCATTTCGATCCCGTACCCGCAGCGCGAGCTGCGTGTGATGCACGAGACGCCCATGCCGGGGCCTGGCGCGCCCGAGGCGAGCACCTTGCCAGAGGCTGCCAACGCCACCTGA
- the rpmG gene encoding 50S ribosomal protein L33 produces MASKGGRDKIKLESTAGTGHFYTTTKNKRTMPEKMEIMKFDPVARKHVAYKETKIK; encoded by the coding sequence ATGGCAAGCAAGGGCGGCCGCGACAAGATCAAGCTGGAATCGACCGCAGGTACCGGTCACTTCTACACCACCACCAAGAACAAGCGCACGATGCCGGAAAAGATGGAGATCATGAAGTTCGATCCCGTCGCTCGCAAGCACGTCGCTTATAAGGAAACCAAGATCAAGTAA
- the rpmB gene encoding 50S ribosomal protein L28, translating into MARVCQVTGKAPMVGNNVSHANNKTKRRFLPNLQNRRFFVESENRWVSLRVSNAGLRLIDKKGIDSVLADLRARGEV; encoded by the coding sequence ATGGCACGCGTCTGTCAAGTGACCGGGAAAGCGCCGATGGTCGGCAACAACGTTTCCCACGCAAACAACAAGACCAAGCGCCGTTTTCTGCCCAACCTGCAGAATCGTCGTTTCTTCGTTGAATCCGAAAACCGCTGGGTGAGCCTGCGCGTCTCGAACGCCGGCCTGCGCCTGATCGACAAGAAAGGCATCGACTCCGTGCTCGCCGACCTGCGCGCACGTGGCGAAGTCTAA
- the nadC gene encoding carboxylating nicotinate-nucleotide diphosphorylase: MSVNPIFDSYGATLQAALQANVQAAIAEDVGSGDLTGLLVPAGKGAHARVIVREAAVLCGQPWFDACMRAVDPLLEVRWLQEEGARMAPDSAVCEITGPARSLLTAERPSLNFLQLLSGVATVTRRYADLIAGTRARVLDTRKTLPGLRLAQKYAVRIGGGENQRLALYDGILIKENHIAAAGSITAAMQAALALDTDAPVQVEVESLAELEEALAAGAKSVLIDNFTVPMMQDAVKINQGRALLEVSGGVNAETIRTFAETGVDRISVGALTKDVRATDYSLRIIG, encoded by the coding sequence ATGAGCGTGAATCCGATTTTCGACAGCTACGGCGCGACGCTGCAGGCAGCGCTGCAAGCCAATGTGCAGGCCGCCATCGCAGAGGATGTCGGCAGCGGTGACCTGACCGGCTTGCTAGTGCCGGCTGGCAAGGGCGCGCACGCGCGCGTGATCGTGCGCGAAGCGGCGGTGCTGTGCGGACAGCCGTGGTTCGATGCCTGCATGCGCGCGGTCGATCCGCTGCTGGAAGTGCGCTGGCTGCAGGAAGAGGGCGCGCGCATGGCGCCGGATTCCGCGGTGTGCGAGATCACCGGCCCGGCGCGCTCGCTGCTGACCGCCGAACGCCCGTCGCTGAACTTCCTGCAACTGCTGTCCGGCGTGGCCACCGTGACGCGCCGCTATGCCGACCTGATCGCCGGCACCCGCGCGCGCGTGCTGGATACGCGCAAGACGCTGCCGGGCCTGCGCCTGGCGCAGAAGTACGCGGTGCGTATCGGCGGCGGCGAGAACCAGCGGCTGGCGCTTTACGACGGCATCCTGATCAAGGAAAACCATATCGCCGCGGCCGGCAGCATCACCGCCGCGATGCAGGCGGCGCTGGCGCTCGATACCGATGCGCCGGTGCAGGTCGAGGTGGAGTCGCTGGCGGAGCTGGAAGAGGCCCTGGCAGCCGGCGCGAAGTCGGTGCTGATCGACAACTTCACCGTGCCGATGATGCAGGACGCGGTGAAGATCAACCAGGGCAGGGCGCTGCTGGAAGTGTCGGGCGGCGTCAATGCCGAAACCATCCGCACCTTCGCCGAGACCGGCGTGGACCGGATCTCGGTGGGCGCGTTGACCAAGGACGTGCGCGCGACGGATTACTCGCTGCGTATCATCGGCTGA
- the radC gene encoding RadC family protein has product MTIAHWPACERPREKLLECGAAALSDAELLAVFLRVGAAGKSAVDLARELMHRFGSLTALFASEPGALAGIKGMGTAKYAQLQAIPELARRALAESLRLPTGFDSRAAVHSYLRLTLASLPHEVFLCLFLDPRNRMIACEELFRGTLTRTAVYPREVARQALMHNAAGVIVAHNHPSGTTAPSQSDVHLTRELARTLELIDVHLLDHFIVAGQEIRSLAECCDRLPGL; this is encoded by the coding sequence ATGACCATTGCCCACTGGCCCGCCTGCGAGCGGCCGCGCGAGAAACTGCTGGAATGCGGCGCCGCCGCCCTGTCCGACGCCGAACTGCTGGCGGTCTTCCTGCGCGTCGGCGCGGCCGGCAAAAGTGCCGTCGACCTCGCCCGCGAGCTGATGCACCGCTTTGGCTCGCTGACCGCCCTGTTCGCGTCCGAACCCGGCGCGCTGGCGGGCATCAAGGGCATGGGCACGGCCAAGTACGCACAGCTGCAGGCCATTCCCGAACTGGCGCGACGCGCGCTGGCCGAATCACTGCGGTTGCCGACCGGCTTCGACTCGCGCGCGGCGGTGCACAGCTACCTGCGCCTGACACTGGCATCGCTGCCGCATGAAGTATTCCTGTGCCTGTTCCTCGATCCGCGCAACCGCATGATTGCCTGCGAAGAACTGTTCCGGGGTACCCTGACGCGCACCGCCGTGTATCCGCGCGAGGTCGCGCGCCAGGCGCTGATGCATAATGCGGCCGGCGTGATCGTGGCGCACAACCACCCGTCCGGCACGACCGCCCCCAGCCAGAGCGACGTGCACCTGACCCGCGAGCTGGCACGGACGCTCGAACTCATCGACGTGCATCTGCTCGACCATTTCATCGTGGCCGGACAGGAAATCCGTTCGCTGGCCGAATGTTGCGACCGGTTGCCTGGACTGTGA
- the ispH gene encoding 4-hydroxy-3-methylbut-2-enyl diphosphate reductase — MPDLTTAPDAEILMAQPRGFCAGVDRAIEIVERALARFGAPIYVRHEIVHNAYVVADLRSKGAVFVRELDEVPAGATVIFSAHGVSRDVREDAAARGLHVFDATCPLVTKVHVEVSKMRAEGCEIVMIGHRGHPEVEGTMGQANGGMVLVETVDDIARLRIADPARLAYVTQTTLSVDETREIVAALKARYPQIREPKKQDICYATQNRQDAVKFMAPQVEVVIVVGSPNSSNSNRLRELAQRLGVPAYMVDAPEQVRPEWIAGKRRIGLTAGASAPEALAQSIVERLRALGARQVRALEGIEENMAFPLPRGLMPASVAA, encoded by the coding sequence ATGCCTGACCTGACCACCGCACCCGACGCCGAAATCCTGATGGCCCAGCCGCGCGGCTTCTGTGCCGGCGTGGATCGCGCCATCGAGATCGTCGAGCGTGCGCTTGCGCGCTTTGGCGCGCCGATCTACGTGCGCCATGAAATCGTGCACAACGCCTACGTGGTGGCCGACCTGCGCAGCAAGGGCGCGGTGTTCGTGCGCGAGCTGGACGAGGTGCCCGCCGGCGCCACCGTCATCTTCAGCGCGCATGGCGTGTCGCGCGACGTGCGCGAGGACGCCGCCGCGCGCGGCCTGCACGTGTTCGACGCAACCTGTCCGCTGGTGACCAAGGTGCATGTCGAAGTGAGCAAGATGCGCGCGGAAGGTTGCGAGATCGTGATGATCGGCCATCGCGGCCACCCCGAGGTCGAAGGCACCATGGGCCAGGCCAACGGCGGCATGGTGCTGGTCGAGACGGTCGACGACATCGCCAGGCTGCGGATCGCGGATCCGGCGCGGCTTGCCTACGTGACCCAGACCACGCTGTCGGTGGACGAGACCCGCGAGATCGTCGCCGCGCTGAAGGCGCGCTATCCGCAGATCCGCGAGCCGAAGAAGCAGGATATCTGCTATGCCACGCAGAACCGCCAGGACGCGGTCAAGTTCATGGCGCCACAGGTCGAGGTGGTGATCGTGGTCGGCAGTCCCAACAGCTCCAACTCCAACCGCCTGCGCGAACTGGCGCAGCGCCTGGGCGTGCCGGCCTACATGGTCGATGCGCCGGAGCAGGTGCGCCCGGAATGGATCGCCGGCAAGCGTCGCATCGGCCTGACCGCAGGGGCCTCGGCGCCCGAGGCGCTGGCGCAGTCGATCGTCGAGCGCCTGCGCGCGCTCGGTGCACGCCAGGTGCGGGCGCTGGAAGGGATCGAGGAAAACATGGCGTTTCCCCTGCCGCGGGGGTTGATGCCAGCCAGCGTCGCCGCCTGA
- the nadB gene encoding L-aspartate oxidase, with amino-acid sequence MNFDVAIVGSGLAGLTVALQLADTHRVVILSKRAMTQGASDWAQGGIAAVLDSGDSHDEHTQDTLVAGAGLCDEEATRFIVEHGREAIQWLIDRGVPFTRDAQAELGFHLTREGGHSRRRIIHAADATGHAVVSTLLQQATRHPNITILEDHFAIDLITSRKMGLPGNRCYGLYVLDDSTGAVHTITATHTVLAAGGAGKVYLYTTNPDTATGDGIAMAWRAGCRVSNMEFIQFHPTCLYHPYAKSFLISEAVRGEGGLLKLPDGTRFMPEHDERAELAPRDVVARAIDFEMKKRGLDCVYLDITHQPESFLKEHFPTIYARCLELGIDITREPIPVVPAAHYTCGGVVTDTMGRTDIGNLYAVGETACTGLHGANRLASNSLLECMVIGRAAADDIASKDKAGAPSITLPAWDESRVSDADEEVVVSHNWDELRRMMWNYVGIVRTSKRLERAQHRIGLLREEIAEYYANFRVTSDLLELRNLVEVASLIVDSAYSRHESRGLHFSRDYPDALPKALPTVIQPPAGRKR; translated from the coding sequence ATGAATTTCGACGTCGCCATCGTCGGCAGCGGGCTGGCCGGCCTTACGGTCGCGCTGCAACTGGCCGACACCCACCGGGTTGTCATCCTCAGCAAGCGCGCCATGACGCAGGGCGCCAGCGACTGGGCGCAGGGCGGCATCGCCGCCGTGCTGGATTCCGGCGACAGCCATGACGAGCACACGCAGGACACGCTCGTTGCGGGCGCAGGACTGTGCGACGAAGAGGCAACCCGCTTTATCGTGGAGCACGGGCGCGAGGCGATCCAGTGGCTGATCGACCGCGGCGTGCCGTTCACGCGCGACGCGCAGGCCGAACTGGGCTTCCACCTGACCCGCGAAGGCGGCCATAGCCGCCGGCGCATCATCCACGCCGCCGACGCCACCGGGCACGCGGTGGTCAGCACGCTGCTGCAGCAGGCCACCCGGCATCCGAACATCACGATCCTGGAAGACCATTTCGCGATCGACCTGATCACGTCGCGCAAGATGGGGCTGCCGGGCAACCGGTGTTATGGCCTGTACGTGCTGGACGACAGCACCGGCGCGGTGCACACCATCACCGCCACGCACACGGTGCTGGCCGCTGGCGGCGCCGGCAAGGTCTACCTGTACACCACCAATCCCGATACCGCGACCGGCGACGGCATCGCCATGGCATGGCGGGCCGGCTGCCGGGTGTCGAACATGGAATTCATCCAGTTCCACCCGACCTGCCTGTACCACCCCTATGCCAAGTCGTTCCTGATTTCCGAGGCGGTGCGCGGTGAAGGCGGGCTGCTCAAGCTGCCCGACGGCACCCGCTTCATGCCGGAGCACGATGAGCGTGCCGAACTGGCGCCGCGCGACGTGGTGGCGCGCGCGATCGATTTCGAGATGAAGAAGCGCGGCCTGGATTGCGTCTACCTCGATATCACGCACCAGCCCGAATCCTTCCTGAAGGAACACTTCCCGACCATCTACGCGCGCTGCCTGGAGTTGGGCATCGATATCACGCGCGAGCCCATCCCGGTGGTGCCGGCCGCGCACTACACCTGCGGCGGCGTGGTCACCGACACCATGGGCCGCACCGATATCGGCAACCTCTACGCCGTGGGCGAGACGGCCTGCACCGGCCTGCACGGCGCCAATCGCCTGGCCTCGAACTCGCTTCTCGAATGCATGGTGATCGGCCGCGCGGCGGCAGACGACATCGCTTCGAAGGACAAGGCAGGCGCGCCCAGTATCACGCTGCCGGCGTGGGACGAGAGCCGCGTGTCCGATGCCGACGAAGAGGTGGTGGTCTCGCACAACTGGGACGAGCTGCGCCGCATGATGTGGAACTACGTTGGCATCGTGCGCACCAGCAAGCGGCTGGAACGCGCGCAGCACCGCATCGGGCTGCTGCGCGAGGAGATCGCCGAGTACTACGCCAACTTCCGCGTCACGAGCGACCTGCTGGAACTGCGCAACCTGGTGGAGGTGGCCTCGCTGATCGTGGACAGCGCGTATTCACGGCATGAAAGCCGCGGGCTGCATTTCAGCCGGGACTATCCGGATGCGCTGCCGAAGGCGCTGCCGACGGTGATACAGCCGCCTGCCGGCCGCAAGCGCTGA
- a CDS encoding FKBP-type peptidyl-prolyl cis-trans isomerase: MNLQTFASEADGGTAGRKTVLADSFLTLHYSISLENGTEVVSTFDDKPATLLLGQGQLAPTLEQALLGMPEGERMTYRLAPEQAFGPRNPELLQWVSLAMLRENSSFEEDYNPGDLVEFNAPGGGKYAGVLKEIGETAALFDFNHPLAGQTILFDVQLIGIL, from the coding sequence ATGAATTTGCAAACTTTCGCGTCGGAAGCCGACGGCGGCACGGCTGGCCGCAAGACTGTCCTGGCCGACTCTTTCCTGACCCTGCACTACAGCATCTCGCTGGAGAACGGCACCGAGGTCGTCAGCACCTTCGACGACAAGCCCGCCACGCTGCTGCTCGGCCAGGGCCAGCTCGCGCCCACGCTGGAGCAGGCGCTGCTGGGCATGCCGGAAGGCGAGCGCATGACGTACCGGCTCGCGCCGGAGCAGGCGTTCGGGCCGCGCAATCCCGAACTGCTGCAATGGGTGTCGCTGGCAATGCTGCGTGAGAACAGCTCGTTCGAGGAAGACTACAACCCGGGCGACCTGGTCGAATTCAACGCGCCCGGCGGCGGCAAGTACGCGGGCGTGCTGAAGGAAATCGGCGAGACCGCGGCGCTGTTCGACTTCAACCATCCGCTGGCCGGGCAGACCATCCTGTTCGACGTGCAGCTGATCGGCATCCTCTGA
- a CDS encoding DesA family fatty acid desaturase codes for MFDTILDWAANGLANWAWWEIVIYTLVMTHITIAGVTIFLHRCMAHRSLDLHPIAQHFFRFWLWLTTGMVTREWTAIHRKHHAKCETEDDPHSPQTRGIRKVLLEGAELYRAEAKNKETIAKFGHGCPNDWIERNVYSRFGWQGVGLMLIIDLALFGVIGMSVWAVQMLWIPIHAAGIINGLGHWWGYRNYDCEDASTNVSPWGLIIGGEELHNNHHTYPTSAKFSIKWYEFDVGWGYIRAMQAVGLAKVKKTPPKARLVEARPVDHNTLEAIIANRYDVMARYAKAVKGAFRQELDKLKEGGVAEYRSFKPASKWFHREETKLAAQQREQLASIVEQNKALQTFVEMRRELAAIWGRSNLTREQLLQQLQAWCHRAEASGIQALHDFSLRLRRYA; via the coding sequence TTGTTCGACACTATTCTTGACTGGGCCGCGAACGGCCTTGCCAATTGGGCCTGGTGGGAGATCGTCATCTACACCCTGGTGATGACGCACATCACCATCGCTGGCGTCACCATCTTCCTGCACCGCTGCATGGCGCACCGGTCGCTGGACCTGCACCCGATCGCCCAGCATTTCTTCCGCTTCTGGCTGTGGCTGACCACCGGCATGGTCACGCGCGAATGGACTGCCATCCACCGCAAGCACCACGCCAAGTGCGAAACGGAAGACGATCCGCACAGCCCGCAGACGCGCGGCATCCGCAAGGTGCTGCTGGAAGGCGCCGAGTTGTACCGTGCCGAGGCCAAGAACAAGGAAACCATTGCCAAGTTCGGCCATGGCTGCCCCAATGACTGGATCGAGCGCAACGTGTATTCGCGTTTCGGCTGGCAGGGCGTCGGCCTGATGCTGATCATCGACCTGGCGCTGTTCGGTGTGATCGGCATGTCGGTGTGGGCGGTGCAGATGCTGTGGATCCCGATCCATGCCGCCGGCATCATCAATGGCCTGGGCCACTGGTGGGGCTATCGCAACTACGATTGCGAAGACGCGTCGACCAATGTGTCGCCGTGGGGCCTGATCATCGGCGGCGAGGAGCTGCACAACAACCACCACACGTACCCGACCTCGGCCAAGTTCTCGATCAAGTGGTATGAGTTCGACGTGGGCTGGGGCTATATCCGCGCGATGCAGGCCGTGGGCCTGGCCAAGGTCAAGAAGACCCCGCCCAAGGCGCGCCTGGTGGAGGCCCGCCCGGTCGACCACAACACGCTGGAAGCCATCATCGCCAACCGCTATGACGTGATGGCGCGCTACGCCAAGGCCGTCAAGGGTGCGTTCCGCCAGGAACTGGACAAGCTCAAGGAAGGCGGCGTGGCCGAGTACCGCAGCTTCAAGCCGGCCAGCAAGTGGTTCCACCGCGAGGAAACCAAGCTGGCCGCGCAGCAGCGCGAGCAGTTGGCGAGCATCGTCGAGCAGAACAAGGCGCTGCAGACCTTTGTCGAAATGCGCCGTGAACTGGCCGCCATCTGGGGCCGTTCCAACCTGACGCGCGAGCAGCTGCTGCAGCAGCTGCAGGCCTGGTGCCACCGTGCCGAGGCCAGCGGGATCCAGGCGCTGCACGATTTCTCGCTGCGCCTGCGCCGCTACGCCTGA